The Nocardioides conyzicola genome has a segment encoding these proteins:
- a CDS encoding ribonuclease J encodes MSHPHPELSTPAKLKKGGLRVTPFGGLGEVGRNMTLFEYDGRLLIVDCGVLFPEDHQPGIDLILPDWSSISDRLADVEALVLTHGHEDHIGATPYLLRERRDIPLVGSKLTLALLDSKLREHRLRETVHHVVKEGDRLTLGPFDLEFVAVNHSIPDALAVAIRTGAGMVLHTGDFKMDQLPLDGRITDLRAFARLGEEGVDLFLTDSTNAETPGFTPSEKKITPVIDQVFRESSQRIIVACFASHVHRVQQVLDAAYTHERQVAYVGRSMVRNMAIARDLGYLKVPPGVLVDTKDLADLPPERQVLISTGSQGEPMSALSRIAQRNHNFVHIEEGDTVLLASSLIPGNENAVYRVINGLARWGARVVHKGNAMVHVSGHASAGELLYCYNIVKPRNVLPVHGEIRHLLANAELARATGIENVVIAEDGVVVDLVDGVAKIAGKVDCGYVFVDGSSVGDITESDLKDRRILGEEGFISVIVVVDSVSGKVAAGPEIHARGFAEDDSTFDAIKQPIVDALNQAISEGNTDAHQLQQTVRRVVGRWVSNTHRRRPMIIPVVIEA; translated from the coding sequence TTGAGTCATCCGCACCCCGAGCTGTCCACCCCGGCCAAGCTGAAGAAGGGTGGCCTCCGGGTCACGCCCTTCGGCGGTCTCGGCGAGGTCGGCCGCAACATGACCCTCTTCGAGTACGACGGCCGCCTGCTGATCGTCGACTGCGGCGTGCTCTTCCCCGAGGACCACCAGCCCGGCATCGACCTGATCCTCCCGGACTGGTCCTCGATCAGCGACCGCCTCGCCGACGTCGAGGCGCTGGTGCTGACCCACGGTCACGAGGACCACATCGGCGCGACGCCGTACCTCCTCCGCGAGCGGCGCGACATCCCGCTCGTCGGCTCCAAGCTGACCCTCGCGCTGCTCGACAGCAAGCTGCGCGAGCACCGGCTCCGCGAGACCGTGCACCACGTCGTGAAGGAGGGTGACCGGCTCACCCTCGGCCCGTTCGACCTCGAGTTCGTCGCCGTCAACCACTCCATCCCCGACGCGCTCGCGGTCGCGATCCGCACCGGCGCCGGGATGGTGCTGCACACCGGCGACTTCAAGATGGACCAGCTGCCGCTCGACGGCCGGATCACCGACCTGCGGGCGTTCGCCCGGCTGGGCGAGGAGGGCGTCGACCTCTTCCTGACCGACTCCACCAACGCGGAGACGCCGGGCTTCACCCCGTCGGAGAAGAAGATCACCCCGGTCATCGACCAGGTCTTCCGCGAGTCCAGCCAGCGCATCATCGTCGCCTGCTTCGCCTCCCACGTGCACCGCGTCCAGCAGGTCCTCGACGCGGCGTACACCCACGAGCGGCAGGTCGCCTACGTCGGCCGCTCGATGGTCCGCAACATGGCGATCGCGCGCGACCTCGGCTACCTCAAGGTGCCGCCGGGCGTCCTGGTCGACACGAAGGACCTGGCCGACCTGCCGCCGGAGCGCCAGGTGCTGATCTCCACCGGCTCGCAGGGCGAGCCGATGAGCGCGCTGTCGCGGATCGCCCAGCGCAACCACAACTTCGTGCACATCGAGGAGGGCGACACCGTCCTGCTCGCCTCGAGCCTGATCCCGGGCAACGAGAACGCCGTCTACCGCGTCATCAACGGCCTGGCCCGCTGGGGCGCCCGCGTCGTGCACAAGGGCAACGCGATGGTGCACGTCTCCGGCCACGCCAGCGCCGGCGAGCTCCTCTACTGCTACAACATCGTCAAGCCGCGCAACGTGCTGCCGGTGCACGGCGAGATCCGGCACCTGCTGGCCAACGCCGAGCTGGCCAGGGCGACCGGCATCGAGAACGTCGTCATCGCCGAGGACGGCGTCGTCGTCGACCTGGTCGACGGCGTGGCCAAGATCGCCGGCAAGGTCGACTGCGGCTACGTCTTCGTGGACGGCTCCTCGGTCGGCGACATCACCGAGTCCGACCTCAAGGACCGCCGGATCCTCGGCGAGGAGGGCTTCATCTCGGTGATCGTGGTCGTCGACTCGGTCAGCGGCAAGGTCGCCGCCGGCCCGGAGATCCACGCCCGTGGCTTCGCGGAGGACGACTCGACCTTCGATGCGATCAAGCAGCCGATCGTCGACGCGCTCAACCAGGCGATCTCCGAGGGCAACACCGACGCCCACCAGCTCCAGCAGACCGTGCGCCGGGTCGTCGGTCGATGGGTCAGCAACACCCACCGCCGCCGGCCGATGATCATCCCCGTGGTGATCGAGGCCTGA
- the dapA gene encoding 4-hydroxy-tetrahydrodipicolinate synthase, whose amino-acid sequence MTSAPAAPFGHVLTAMATAFHADGSVDLEGTARIASYLVDNGHDGVVVSGTTGESPTTTTEEDGAILTAVKDAVGDRATVIAGVGTNSTAHSIELAEQAAKIGADGLLLVTPYYNKPGPAGVLHHFTSVCQATDVPVMLYDVPGRTGTQIDLATFEAAKRLETVVAVKDAVGDFARGVRLTQLGYAVYSGDDISNLAWLAHGAVGFVSVVGHAAGPQTKAMADAFWAGDTAEALTIFTRLLPAIDAVMGVPNYGATTAKAALQLLGVLDNRNVRGPLVPLTDDEVAALRTGLAASGLL is encoded by the coding sequence ATGACGTCCGCGCCCGCCGCTCCGTTCGGCCACGTCCTCACGGCCATGGCCACCGCGTTCCACGCGGACGGCTCCGTCGACCTCGAGGGCACCGCCCGGATCGCGTCGTACCTCGTCGACAACGGCCACGACGGCGTCGTCGTCTCGGGCACGACGGGGGAGTCGCCGACCACCACCACCGAGGAGGACGGCGCGATCCTCACGGCCGTCAAGGACGCCGTCGGTGACCGGGCGACCGTGATCGCCGGCGTCGGCACCAACTCCACGGCGCACTCGATCGAGCTCGCCGAGCAGGCGGCCAAGATCGGCGCCGACGGGCTGCTGCTCGTCACGCCCTACTACAACAAGCCCGGCCCGGCCGGCGTCCTGCACCACTTCACCTCGGTCTGCCAGGCGACCGACGTCCCGGTGATGCTGTACGACGTCCCGGGGCGCACCGGCACCCAGATCGACCTCGCGACGTTCGAGGCGGCCAAGCGGCTCGAGACCGTCGTCGCGGTCAAGGACGCCGTCGGCGACTTCGCCCGCGGCGTGCGGCTGACCCAGCTCGGGTACGCCGTCTACTCCGGCGACGACATCAGCAACCTGGCCTGGCTCGCGCACGGCGCGGTCGGCTTCGTCTCGGTCGTCGGCCACGCCGCCGGCCCGCAGACCAAGGCGATGGCCGACGCCTTCTGGGCCGGCGACACCGCCGAGGCCCTCACCATCTTCACGCGACTGCTCCCCGCGATCGACGCCGTCATGGGCGTCCCCAACTACGGAGCCACCACCGCCAAGGCAGCACTTCAGCTGCTCGGCGTCCTCGACAACCGGAACGTGCGCGGGCCCCTGGTGCCGCTCACCGACGACGAGGTGGCCGCGCTGCGGACCGGCCTCGCCGCTTCCGGTCTCCTCTAG
- a CDS encoding LLM class F420-dependent oxidoreductase, giving the protein MELRIFTEPQQGATYDDLVAVAQEAERLGFGAFFRSDHYLAMGTDGLPGPSDAWITLAGLARDTSTIRLGTMMTSATFRLPGPLAISVANVDQMSGGRVELGIGAGWFEQEHTKYGIPFPGTGERFDRFEEQLAIITGLWATEGGFSHQGEHYTVTDSPGLPKPTQAKPPVLIGGVGKKRTPALAATYADEFNLPFVDEATTKAQFQRVREACEAQDRDPATMRWSNALVLCVGADEAEVGRRAEAIGRDKDELRDNGLAGTPQEVVDKIGRYAALGAERLYLQVLDLADLDHLRLVAAEVMPHV; this is encoded by the coding sequence ATGGAGCTGCGCATCTTCACCGAACCCCAGCAGGGGGCCACGTACGACGACCTGGTGGCGGTCGCCCAGGAGGCCGAGAGGCTCGGGTTCGGGGCGTTCTTCCGCTCCGACCACTACCTCGCGATGGGCACCGACGGGCTGCCAGGGCCGAGCGACGCGTGGATCACGCTGGCCGGCCTCGCCCGCGACACCAGCACCATCCGACTCGGCACGATGATGACCAGTGCGACCTTCCGGCTGCCCGGCCCGCTGGCCATCAGCGTGGCCAACGTCGACCAGATGAGCGGCGGCCGGGTCGAGCTCGGCATCGGCGCGGGCTGGTTCGAGCAGGAGCACACCAAGTACGGCATCCCCTTCCCGGGCACGGGGGAGCGGTTCGACCGGTTCGAGGAGCAGCTCGCGATCATCACCGGCCTCTGGGCGACCGAGGGCGGCTTCTCGCACCAGGGCGAGCACTACACGGTCACCGACTCGCCCGGGCTCCCCAAGCCGACCCAGGCCAAGCCGCCCGTCCTCATCGGAGGCGTCGGCAAGAAGCGGACGCCGGCCCTCGCCGCGACGTACGCCGACGAGTTCAACCTGCCCTTCGTCGACGAGGCCACCACGAAGGCGCAGTTCCAGCGGGTCCGCGAGGCCTGCGAGGCGCAGGACCGCGACCCGGCCACGATGCGCTGGTCCAACGCCCTGGTGCTCTGCGTCGGCGCGGACGAGGCCGAGGTGGGGCGTCGCGCCGAGGCGATCGGACGCGACAAGGACGAGCTGCGCGACAACGGTCTCGCCGGCACGCCGCAGGAGGTCGTCGACAAGATCGGGCGGTACGCCGCGCTCGGCGCCGAGCGGCTCTACCTGCAGGTGCTGGACCTCGCCGACCTCGACCACCTGCGCCTCGTCGCCGCCGAGGTCATGCCGCACGTCTGA
- a CDS encoding dihydrofolate reductase, with translation MRIVLVAAVARNGVIGNGPDIPWRIPGEQRAFKELTMGHTLLMGRTTYDSIGRPLPGRTTIVLTRDPSWSADGVLVAHALEDALALGATLPGDLMVVGGAQVYAAALPVATDQVISEVPLEPEGDVRYPAYDPAAWLETSREVFEGYERVHLVRAADRL, from the coding sequence ATGAGGATCGTCCTGGTCGCCGCCGTCGCCCGCAACGGCGTGATCGGCAACGGCCCCGACATCCCGTGGCGGATCCCCGGTGAGCAGCGCGCCTTCAAGGAGCTGACCATGGGGCACACCCTGCTGATGGGGCGCACGACGTACGACTCGATCGGCCGGCCCCTGCCCGGGCGCACCACGATCGTGCTCACCCGCGATCCGTCGTGGTCCGCCGACGGCGTGCTGGTCGCGCACGCGCTCGAGGACGCTCTCGCGCTGGGCGCGACGCTGCCTGGCGACCTGATGGTCGTCGGTGGGGCGCAGGTGTACGCCGCCGCGCTCCCCGTCGCCACCGACCAGGTGATCAGCGAGGTCCCGCTCGAGCCCGAGGGCGACGTCCGCTACCCGGCGTACGACCCCGCCGCGTGGCTGGAGACCTCCCGCGAGGTGTTCGAGGGCTACGAGCGGGTGCACCTGGTGCGCGCGGCCGATCGGCTGTAA
- a CDS encoding thymidylate synthase → MQTYLDLLQRILDEGVEKSDRTGTGTRSVFGHQMRFDLTAGFPLVTTKKVHTRSVFGELLWFLRGDTNVKWLQDRGISIWDEWADDNGDLGPVYGYQWRSWPTPDGRHVDQIAQVVDQIRANPDSRRHIVSAWNVADIPDMALAPCHTMFQFYVADGRLSCQLYQRSADVFLGVPFNIASYALLTHMVAQVTGLEVGDFVHTLGDAHLYSNHLEQAQLQLTRTPRPLPRLVLDTSVTALDAFDLEHISVEGYDPHPGIKAPIAV, encoded by the coding sequence GTGCAGACCTACCTCGACCTCCTCCAGCGGATCCTCGACGAGGGCGTGGAGAAGAGCGACCGCACCGGCACCGGCACCCGCTCGGTCTTCGGTCACCAGATGCGCTTCGACCTGACCGCCGGCTTCCCGCTGGTGACCACGAAGAAGGTGCACACCCGCTCGGTCTTCGGCGAGCTGCTGTGGTTCCTGCGGGGCGACACCAACGTGAAGTGGCTGCAGGACCGCGGCATCTCGATCTGGGACGAGTGGGCCGACGACAACGGCGACCTCGGACCGGTCTACGGCTACCAGTGGCGCTCGTGGCCGACGCCCGACGGCCGGCACGTCGACCAGATCGCGCAGGTCGTCGACCAGATCCGGGCCAACCCCGACTCGCGCCGCCACATCGTCTCGGCCTGGAACGTCGCCGACATCCCCGACATGGCGCTGGCGCCGTGCCACACGATGTTCCAGTTCTACGTCGCTGACGGGCGGCTCAGCTGCCAGCTCTACCAGCGCTCGGCCGACGTCTTCCTCGGCGTGCCCTTCAACATCGCGTCGTACGCCCTGCTCACCCACATGGTCGCCCAGGTGACCGGGCTCGAGGTCGGCGACTTCGTGCACACCCTCGGCGACGCCCACCTCTACTCCAACCACCTCGAGCAGGCGCAGCTGCAGCTGACCCGCACCCCGCGGCCGCTGCCGCGGCTGGTGCTCGACACCTCCGTCACCGCGCTCGACGCCTTCGACCTCGAGCACATCAGCGTCGAGGGCTACGACCCCCACCCGGGGATCAAGGCGCCCATCGCCGTATGA
- a CDS encoding PhzF family phenazine biosynthesis protein codes for MDFRQVDVFSSEPLRGNPVAVVHGADALTDDQMAAFARWTNLSETTFLLEPTDPAADYRLRIWTPGGELPFAGHPTLGSAHAWLEAGGVPAGTDLVQECGAGLVTIRRGDTLAFAAPPLTRSGPVDAADVVRICAALRLPEAAVVETTWIDNGPGWVGVLLADAAAVLALEPDWAAFGDLKIGVVGPYADGPLAVEVRAFCPGYGMPEDPVTGSLNAGIGQWLAGGRLPSSYVASQGTALQRVGRVHVELVDGDVWVGGETRTTVAGTVDL; via the coding sequence ATGGACTTCCGCCAGGTCGACGTCTTCTCCAGCGAGCCGCTGCGTGGCAACCCGGTCGCGGTCGTGCACGGTGCGGACGCGCTCACCGACGACCAGATGGCGGCCTTCGCCCGCTGGACCAACCTGTCCGAGACCACCTTCCTGCTCGAGCCCACCGACCCGGCCGCCGACTACCGGCTGCGGATCTGGACGCCGGGAGGCGAGCTGCCCTTCGCCGGGCACCCGACCCTCGGCAGCGCGCACGCCTGGCTCGAGGCCGGGGGAGTGCCAGCCGGGACCGACCTCGTGCAGGAGTGCGGGGCGGGCCTGGTGACGATCCGCCGCGGGGACACGCTCGCGTTCGCCGCACCGCCGCTGACGCGGTCGGGACCGGTCGACGCCGCCGACGTCGTCCGCATCTGCGCGGCGCTGCGGCTCCCGGAGGCGGCGGTCGTCGAGACGACCTGGATCGACAACGGCCCGGGCTGGGTCGGCGTGCTCCTGGCCGACGCCGCGGCGGTGCTCGCGCTGGAGCCGGACTGGGCGGCGTTCGGCGACCTCAAGATCGGGGTCGTCGGGCCGTACGCCGACGGCCCGCTCGCCGTGGAGGTGCGCGCGTTCTGCCCGGGCTACGGGATGCCGGAGGACCCGGTGACCGGCTCGCTCAACGCCGGGATCGGCCAGTGGCTCGCGGGCGGGCGCCTGCCCTCGTCGTACGTCGCCTCGCAGGGGACCGCGCTGCAGCGGGTCGGCCGGGTGCACGTCGAGCTCGTGGACGGCGACGTCTGGGTGGGCGGCGAGACGCGCACGACCGTTGCCGGAACCGTCGATCTCTGA